The genome window TTTTTTTTGGTGTTTTTTGATGCTTCTCTGGACATTTCATCGTCCCATGTGCAATAGAGGTTGCGGTTTAAGTTCATTGCTTTTGGTTAAAGCTTGTTTGCCCTGAGTTGGGGTCAGTCAGGCTTGAACTCAATCAAGTTGGGGTACAGACGGAATAATGACATGGGGAACCACGGCGACAGACTTTTCACGCCCATCTCGCAAGCTTGGTTGGACCTAAGCTTGAACTTCAATCTCTATATTTATTGCGTGCATATCGTCTCTCTACTGATCGACTTCGTTCAGAGGCGTGCACGATGTCCAACTCCGTCCCGAAAGGCTTGGCGTTTTGGTTCACGAAGCCAAGGTGGATTGACCCGTTCTTCAACAGTCTAGAGAAGGGTCTCGAAACCGGACCTTGGCGGATGTTGCCGTTTGTTGTCTTGTCCGTAACGGCCGCTAATCTTCGTCCACATCTCTAGATCTTATGGTCCCGCCAGGAACCTTCAGAGTGCCTTTTTGAGATGTATCACAGCGGGACGGACCGGAGTAATGCGGCTAGGCAGACGCGAAAACTCATCTCGCCGTCAGCAGAGCTTATCGTTGCAGAGAGCAAAAGAGTCATTAGACCCATGTCCGTGTCCCCGAAACTATTCCGTAAATGGCAGCTTCACAATTGAGTACCTAGTATTAGTCACACTCTCACAACATACAACAACACCTCGAGTTCTCAACCATCTTCCAGTAAACAGCTCACAACTCAATACATACTCACTAACCTACAACCCTCAGAGTCTGCAGAGATTCTAGACCCTGAAAGCTGCCAAACATGTCCCCTACGCAAGATCTTCCACTCGCAATCCTCGCCCTGCCGAAAGCAATAATACGACCCTACCACAAAACAGACGCACCCGCCCTCTCCACCGCAGCAAACTCCCCCTCCGTATCCCGCTACCTCCGCGACTCCTTCCCACGCCCCTACACCCTCGCCGACGCAGAGTCCTGGATCGCGATGAATTCCAGCGACGGCGGCGCGCCGGTGTACAACTGGGTCATCGCCTGTCCGGAAACGGGGAGGCCTATGGGGAGTATCGGGCTCGTGCCGGGGAAGGATGTTTATGCGAGGGGGTATGAGCTTGGGTACTGGCTTGGAGAGGAGGATTGGGGGAAGGGGGTTATGGGGTGTGTTGTGCCTGCTTTTGTGAGGTGGGTTTTTGAGGGGATGGGTGGTGGAGAGGTTGATGGGGAGGGGAAGAGGAAGGTTGAGAGAGTTTGGGCGGGTGTTTTCGAGGCGAATGAGGGGAGTCAGAAGGTTCTTGAGAAGAGTGGGTTTGTGTTTGAGGGGAGGGCGAGGAGAGCTGTTGTTAGAGATGGGGTTGTGATGGATGAGCTTTTGTATTCTGTCATTAGGGACGACTTGAAAAAGTGACCATGATCGTTGAGTGTAGTACTGCCAACTGGGCTGCTTGTTCTGTATGGATCAATCTCCTCGCAAAACATGGGTTGGAGGTGTCTTGACCGAGAACCGGTAGGTCTCAGTTGGTGAAGAGCATTCGTGTCAAGAAGCTTGATAAATGTAGCTCGATCACAGAGTTGCGTCTGGGCATCTAGGCTCCAAAACATGAGGCACTAGGCGACGATCCCTATGGGCTTCAATAACCAAAGCATGGGAGTCGCTGTCTACCACCCAAGGAAAGCAATTAAATGGCGGGGCCTGATTTAAGCATTGATGTCTTTCTGACAATAGTTAGGTTCCCATGGGCGAGATTACAAATTGAGCGGATTTATCGTGGTAGTCCTTCGAGACAACCTCCCCCACAACCTTAACCTTGTCTACCAAGGGTCTCTTGATTACATTGCCCACTCTGGAGAGGTCGTTCAAGACATTGCTGCAATAATTCTATCTTGTGTTCTACACATAGCGGAACCGCCGAGAGCTCAGGCCCCTCTAAAGGCCATATCTGCTGAACAAGCCTTGACTTTAGACTTGACACAGGTGTTGGTGATTTGCGCCAACTTTGTCTTCCTAGACATCAAGTGCGACGTACTGCGATATTCTCACCAGTCAGTTCGCGACTTCTTGAGGCGCTATCAGGCCTTTTTACCTGCCACAGCTCACCACACTCTCGCGTCTCTCTGCATCGGAGTTTGCTCGCGAGGATTAGATCCTGCATCGATCAACGGTATGAAGATTCCAAGCGACGACTTTTGTATCTACGCAGCGATGTACTGGCCGGTCTACTCCAAATTGGTATTCTATTTTGGCATAGACAcacttactaataaaaaagtgtTGAAAAGGATGTAACAACATTCATCTTTGATGAGAATTGGGATACCACCCTTTCTTACGAGAGCTGGGCGATGAACGCCCATAAGATCGATCTATTTCTTCCGGGAGACCATGCCCTGAAAGACGAAATGAGTGCGATTGACTCATCAAACTTTGGATTCCTATTTACACTGAGCACATTTGG of Colletotrichum lupini chromosome 8, complete sequence contains these proteins:
- a CDS encoding acetyltransferase; this translates as MSPTQDLPLAILALPKAIIRPYHKTDAPALSTAANSPSVSRYLRDSFPRPYTLADAESWIAMNSSDGGAPVYNWVIACPETGRPMGSIGLVPGKDVYARGYELGYWLGEEDWGKGVMGCVVPAFVRWVFEGMGGGEVDGEGKRKVERVWAGVFEANEGSQKVLEKSGFVFEGRARRAVVRDGVVMDELLYSVIRDDLKK